The DNA sequence CGGCCGCGAACTGCACACTCGCCCCGCCATCGATGATCAACTCGTCACCGGGGCGAGGATCCGCCGGTGACCGGTCGGCCGGCACGCTACCGATCAGCCGCCGGCACCGTCGTCCGACCGCAGTCGGGACACCACCGCGACTTGATCTTGAAACTGAACAACCCGACGAAGAACCCGAGCAGGATTCCGGAAACCAGGGCACCAAGCGCCACCATGATCAACCCTTCCAAATGGACTGGGCGGCCAATGGGCAGCCGCCGTGCTGAGCACCAATTCACCAGGCGCTACGCCAGATCTTCCGCGCCTTCTGGTTGACAATCAGATGTCGATAGAGCAACGATCTCACTCGATCTTGATAGGCGGCAGGTGTCACGGCGGTGACAGGTCAAAGTCCCCTGTCATATCACCCCCCGTGTGGTGGATACTCGAAGCCATGAGGGATGAGCTTGAGGAAGACTCCCGGCCGGCGTGGGCGCAGCGGCTTCGCTCGGAGCGGACTGCCCGGGGGTGGTCCCAGAGTGACGCGGTACGGGCGCTCAGGGCACACGCAGCCGAACCGCTGCCCTCCGACAACACCCTGTTGCGCAACTGGAAGCGGTGGGAAGCCGGCAGCTCCGAGCCCGATCTTTTTTACAAGACGCTGATCGCCAAGACCTACGGCACTGTCACGGCAGCGTTCTTCCCTCGCCAGGGTGGGGCACACGTCGAAGCGGACCTACTGGCGGACAGTGGCCTGGAGACCCTTGAGATCCTCTCCCGCATTCGCGCCTCGGATGTCTCCGCAGCCATGCTTGACGCACTCCATATTACGGCCGACCGGCTTTGCTGTGAGTACCCATACGCTCCCCCGTATCAGCTTTATGTTGAGGGAAAGGCGTGGCTTCGACGCCTCACGAGTCTCATGGACCGCCGTTTGACGCTCGCGCAGCACAAAGAGGTCCTGTCGCTTGCTGGTCTGGTTGCCTTGCTCGTCGGGTGTGTCGAATACGACTTGGGGCTGCGGCGAGAAGCGGAAAGCACCCGTAAGGCGGCGCTGGCCCTCGGCGAAGAGGCGGGCGATGCTGCAGTCGTCGGATGGGCGCACGAGATGCGCGCTTGGTACGCGCTGACACAAAGTGATTACCGGGGAGCCTTAGCCGCCGCTGAGATAGGGGTAGCGAAGGCCCCCGGTCAAAGTGTTGCTGTGCAGCTAGCAGCGCAGCAGGCCAAGGCATGGGCACGTATCGGAGACCGCAGACAAGTGGAGACTGCACTTGATCGGGGACGGTCGCTCCTAGAATCACTGCCCTATCCAGAGGATACCGACCACCATTTTGTTGTTGATCCGTCGAAGTTCGACTTCTACGCGATGGACTGCTACCGGCTGGCCCGAGAAGACCAGCTTGCCGAGATTTACGCCCATGAAGTCATACGGTCTTCCACGGATCCGGACGGCACCGAACGAAAGCCAATGAGGAACGCCGAGGCTCGTTTGACACTAGGTGTGGTATCGGCGCGCAGAGGGGAGATTGAGGAGGCCGTGGCCAACGGCCGACAAGCGCTGTCGGGCGACCGCAGGTCCCTACCGTCACTCCTCATGTGCTCCCGAGAGCTAGGGCAGCTGTTGCAGGAGCAGTACCCGAAGCACCCTGAGGCGCTAGCCTTCCTGGACGAGCTTCGAGTCCTCAGCACCCCAGCAGGCTTCCGGTAGCTCAGGAATCCATCCACGGGTGTTGCAGTCAGGGCAACAAATCCGGTTTCGCCCATCTCCGAACACAGCCTCACCGGATCCTGCACACAGCTGGCAGGTCGAAGCGGAGGACGGCCGGTCCGGCATGAGATGTCTCAATTCCGGGTAGCGGCGCGCTGCCTGGACGTGGGCGAACTCGTACTCGTTGGCATCGGCGGGGCGCAACCTACCGTCGTCTTCGTCGATGAACACCTCGCCCGACTCTGACATGAAGAAGGAGATTCCCAGGGTGCCGTAGACACCGAGCAGTCCGAGTTCCCGCGCCATCGCGGCAGCGGGATGGGCGGCCGAAGCCTGGTCCTCGACGAGCCTCGCAAAGTCCCCAGACACTTCCACGAGGCGAACATACTCTCAGACTCCACTCACCGGTCCCCATCGCATCCTGGCCGGTCGGCGTCCGAGGTCTCGTCAGCCTGGCCTGATCTGTTCATCGAGGACCCTGATGGAGGCGACGACCAGGGGCGGTCGCTGCAAGAACGACGCGAACGCATGGGCACGCCAGGCCGCCTGTGACTGGACGGTGTACGTCGAAGCCCGCGACATCCGCTACTCACGATGAGTAACGGTGGAGGTGACCCGGCTCCAGGATTGCGGCATGAGTGACGATGTGCGGCAAGTGGACTATTCGATCGCCGCTTTCAAGACCCAGGAGGTGGGTCGAGGACGGCCGGGGAGGTCAGTGCGCCCGGTGGACCACAGGAGCACCTGGACCGGATCGCCGGCCGGGGCGTGGGGAAAGAGCCGCGTCAGCACGGCGCTACAGAGTGATCTCGGCGGATGCCAGTGGATGCCGAGCCCTTCGGCGATGTCGTAGGTGTGCACCAGCGTCTCGTTCACGCCCAGTGCCGCGAAGCCGCTTGGGTCGGTCGGTCCCCAGTGCCAGGCCCGTACCGACGGGTCGGATGCGGCCAGCATGGTGCTCAACAATCGTCCTGCGCCGGTGACTGTTCGCAGCAGATCGCGGGGAGACCCGACTTGGCTCATTTAGTGCGTGCTAGGAAAGGCGTCGAGTGCACTTGGAGGCCGACGCGCAAAGGTCGGCGGCGGCGATGATCGGTCACCGCCGGAACACCGCTGGCCCTGCGGTCGAGACCGGCGCCGCGAGCACCACCCAGAATGGGAGACCGTCCTGTCCCGCCGACCACCAAGATCAAGTTTTACGACTGGCTGACCTCGCTGTTGCCTCCCCGTTGTACCGTCGCACAAATGCCGCGTCATACCCCGAGGCGCCTACGCGACCAGGTAGGCAAGCAGAGACAGGAAAGACAGCACACCAAAATCAACCTCTACGTGGAGCGCGGGGGTACCGCTGTCTTTGGTAACGCCTCTACGATCAGCACCGACACGATTAACTCGCCCGGCGAGCGCGCGACATTTGCCGATGACGTGATGCCGGCAACGCTGACCACACTGCCGATCCTCGTCGTCATCCTCTTGTTGGCCTTGACCGATCAGACGGTGCTGCTCCGATCCATCGTGCAAGAAGGCAACCCGCTGGGCCTGGTGGCCCTATTCATTCCACTATTCTCGCCGGTCATCGTGGCTTCTCTCGTCTATTTCGCGAAGGTTCGCGGATGGCTTCGCCTCAGCGCGGGCTGGACCAACGTGCTGGCGTTGGTGCCCGCCGGCGTCCTCGGGCTGTTCGTGCCGCTGAACTATCTCGGCCTGCAACTGGTCGTGTTCGGGGTCAGCCTTACCTGGCTGCGCGTACGGCATCGCCGGTCGCGCTGGCGGATCGTCGTCCTGGCGTTGGTGATTACCGGATCTTTGGCGGGGTTGGGCGCCGTGGCGGAGTGGAAATGGCCTTGGACCGACCACCTCCCCAGAGTGGCTGTCGGCCGCATCGTCGATGGTTTAACCAGGATGAATGTGCATGATCGGCCGCAAAGCCGATCTGTTCTCGTCATCAGCGTGAATGACGCGTACGCCCTCGTCGCGTCACAGGGCTATCCGCCGACTGTGGAGACCATTTCGCTCGAGACCCTGCAAGAGGGTCGTGTGTGTCAGCTCAAGCCTCGCTGGAACCAGGTCAGCCTCATCAGACACCTGACGGGCGGCGCCGACAAACTGGCCAATTCCGTCGAGGTCTGTATGAGCCAGTAGCCACTCGAAGTGCACTTGGTGCGGGTAGAGGACGGCAACCAACGCGCTGTCGTCGGCCAATTTGCGGGAGTCACGCGACGGTCGCCAGTATATGCAATGTGACCTACGGGGACCGCTGGCCGGTCCCGTAGGCGTCGACCCCACGTGGTCGTACAACTTTGTTAAGGACCTCTTAGTGCACGCCTCCCGACACAACACCCCAGTTCACAGCCCTACAGAGCCTCGAATCAGCCGACCGTGAGCCAAGTCGGGAGGCCCGTACCGACGGGTCGGATGCGGCCAGCATGGTGCTCAACAATCGTCCTGCGCCGGTGACTGTTCGCAGCAGATCGCGGGGAGACGCGTCGTCGCGTACCACCAGGTCGAACGGGAGGTACGCGGAGTCGGGCCGGGCGGCGAGTTGCCCGGCGAACGCGAGAAGGTCATGCGCGACATGGGCAGCTGTTTCCCAACAGCTCCAGTCGAGCGCGCCGGCCGGGCGTCCCCAGTCCGCCGACTCGTGCGGTGTCAGCGCCCGGACCATCTCGGCCACGGCTTGGTCGACATCACGGCTGTCCATCCGGCGCACAACCAGGAGCCTGCCAGATCCTGCGCCGCCCGGCCGTACCCCCAAACACCCCGCGCACCGGGGCATACGGCTCTATCGGCACCTGACTTTGGGCTGGTGACTCTGGGTGATCGGTGTGTTGATCGGCACATGCGGACGCCGAGCCGCTGCTGCCGTTGCGTCGAGTGGAGGGCTCAGGCACGTTATTCGCGCGAATAACGTGCCTGAGCCCTCCACTCGACGGCATACCGAGACTTGAGGGACAGAGCCGCACATCGGCATGAGG is a window from the Solwaraspora sp. WMMD792 genome containing:
- a CDS encoding XRE family transcriptional regulator produces the protein MRDELEEDSRPAWAQRLRSERTARGWSQSDAVRALRAHAAEPLPSDNTLLRNWKRWEAGSSEPDLFYKTLIAKTYGTVTAAFFPRQGGAHVEADLLADSGLETLEILSRIRASDVSAAMLDALHITADRLCCEYPYAPPYQLYVEGKAWLRRLTSLMDRRLTLAQHKEVLSLAGLVALLVGCVEYDLGLRREAESTRKAALALGEEAGDAAVVGWAHEMRAWYALTQSDYRGALAAAEIGVAKAPGQSVAVQLAAQQAKAWARIGDRRQVETALDRGRSLLESLPYPEDTDHHFVVDPSKFDFYAMDCYRLAREDQLAEIYAHEVIRSSTDPDGTERKPMRNAEARLTLGVVSARRGEIEEAVANGRQALSGDRRSLPSLLMCSRELGQLLQEQYPKHPEALAFLDELRVLSTPAGFR